AGTTTCTCCAACTATTTTAGCATAACACCCTGCTTCTCCAGGGGTTGGGGTAGGAGTAAAGGAGTCTCTTAAAGGGAGGACTGTGTCATAAGAATTGTTGATTTATGTTTTGCCATCTTAGGGCTGCGCATAGTACTTGGGGTCAGAGCCTACGTGAATATATGTGTGTGGACAGTTCAGCTGCCATGTTGCATTTGGCAGAAAGGCTACTGAAAGGTGAGGACAAGGTGTAAGAAAGGGCTCTTACAAAGTTGAGgcaattaagaaattaaaaggagTTCTAGAAAGGGTGTTTTATTGGGGAGTAGTGGTAAGGGCAAAAGTTAGGATGAGCTTCCCAGTGTTACAGTCAAGCATAGTGGGGTAGGAGCCTTTGTGGGACTGTGGATAGGTTAAAGGACAGGAGCCCCAGTAGTCTCCCTGCCCTCTAATATATGCTTAACTTATCATATCTTACTCTTACCTagtgtttttctttattcttggGGCCATGTTTCTTATCTGGATATATCTTTAGTTTATGCTTGTGGCCATTAACTCATAGTTGCCACATCTCTGCTTTCCTCCACAGGTGGCTCAGAATCTGGGGAGCCTTATGTTCCAGGTGTCTTTTTCAGGCAGTTTCTACCAGTCTCACCCAAGGCAAGTGGTAATATTTAGAGTATCCTAAATGTGGAATGTGACAGATGGAAAACTGGCCTCACGTTTGCAACCCAGAATTGAGTGCCAGAAGATAAAAGAAAGCATTAGAAGAAATTTAGGGCACAGAACTGTTGTTGTACACTTGGGATGGAGAGATGTCTGGGACTGTCATGTTCCCTGTCTTGGTTCTCAGGTACAATTTGATGTGGTGGTATCAGCCTTTTCCCTAAGCGAGCTGCCCAGCAAGGCTGACCGCACTGAGGTAATTCAGACTTTGTGGCGCAAGACAAGTCATTTTCTGGTAAGtcaaatttccttttcctcttcaatTCTTAAAGCAGTGTCATAAGTATCATGCCTTCCCTTCTCCCCATAGAAGCTTGTCTTCATTCTTGACCATTTTTCTCCACATAGGTTCCTTGATCCCTCTTTGGGGGCTCCATCCACATCTTATTTATAATGCCCATTCCCTTTTAGAACCCCTACTCCATCTGTGAATGCTCTTACAGAAGTGCTGACATTAATGCTTTCTTATAATTTAGGGTTCCtgcttatttttcctctttttgaatAGATACTGATAGAGAATGGAACAAAGGCTGGGCACCGCCTTCTCATGGATGCCAGAGACCTGGTCCTTAAGGTGAggttccttctcttttctcccacACAAATCACCAATTACTGGTGACAGTGAAAACTGAAAAGACTGCTATATATTGGTAAGAATGACTCTTGGGAAACTGGGCATATAGTCATGAGGTAGGATCGTGGTTGGCAGACTGGGGCCTGGGTGTCAAATGCGGCCCACCACCTGTTTTGGCATGAGCCATGCTCGTTCTTTCTCTGTGGCTGTTTTCACACTACAAAGAGCAGAGTTAAGAGACAGATTTTGCCTCTTGGCCCACaaaccctaaaatatttactgtttggctctttaaaaaaaatttgctgacccctgatctagGGCATCACTGAGCCAAGAACCTTGTCTCTGTGGGACAGTATGAGCCAGTGTAGAATCATAAATTTAGTTGTTCTGGAATGGTATTTTTCTGAGAGGGGAGGTGCTGACAAGGGAGAGCGCTGTACTATATGCCAAGTCCCTGCCTTTCTCCTGCTGCAAAGAGAAGcttctttgttcagagtattaGATAAGTAGCCAAATTAACTCAAAGGGCATAGTTAATAATGATCAGAATTGAATGTTAAAGGAGTCTTCAATTTACCAAgtgcagagattgagttatgacACTGCTTTAAGAATTGAAGAGGAAAAGGACCCCTCAGGCCCaactttgtttctttggtttaaggggaaagaaaaatcacCTTTGGACCCTCGGCCGGGTTTTGTCTTTGCCCCGGTGAGTATTATTTTTACCTGTCACAGCATGCAAAGATCTAAATTCGAGGGTAGCTAGGAAAATTAAGGGTGAAACTAAGCCATTTTCTACTACTTTGTGTCCCTATCCAATTTAACTTGGTGGTTCCCCTGGCTTTCATTATCCCCTGCGTCTGTGCTCCCTTCTTCCTAGCCCCTCTTGACTATTGTCCCTCGTTTCTCAGTTTTGTGATCTGTGGTTGTTTTGTCTTATCTCATATTCTTCTGTGTGTTTACAGTGTCCCCATGAACTTCCTTGTCCCCAGTTGACAGCTTCTAAGCCTCTGGCCTGTAGCTTCTCCCAGGCTTACCATCCGATCCCCTTCAGCTGGGTATGTATTCTGGGAATCCTGGAGCAGGGAGAAACTgggaaagcaggaagaaaaaaaatcaaaggtggGAGGAGTTGGAGAATTCAGAAAATAGTCTGGAGATTTTAGGGCCTGCATGTTTGTgattaatagaatttttaaaaatggattgcAAGAATAGGGATCAAaaagttttttcccatttatttttcctccaaaCAGTCTCTGTATCCTTATCTTAGAACAAGAAGTCAAAGGAGGAAAAGTTCTCTCTGGTGATCCTTGCCCGGGGATCTCCAAAGGAGGCTCATTGCTGGCCCCGTATCACTCAGCCTGTCCTTAAACGGCCACGCCATGTGCACTGTCACCTGTGCTGTCCAGATGGGCATGTGCAGCATGCTGTGATCACTGCCCGCCGGCATGGCAGGTATAAGAGGTATGATCAGAATCAACGGGGTAGCAAGAGCATAGAGTCCACACTGACATCTTTTTCTCATAGGGATTTGTACCGCTGTGCTCGTGTCAGCTCCTGGGGAGATCTTTTACCTGTGCTTACACCGTCTGAGCTTCCTTCGTCCCCTGCTCAAGATTCCCCTGAGAGTTAACAAGGATGTGTAAcaagtattttcttctatcatGCCTCCCAAGCTGAAGCTTCCTGGTATTCAGGATGGGAGTGCTGGTACCCCCTTATGTCTTGAGTTTGaggttttaatttaaataataaaatttattttcaagaatGGAAGTGGATTCTGTGATTCTTAAAAGGTAAGCGGGTCTGTTGTCCTGGCCCATCTTATAATGAAGAGAAtcctcacattttctttcagtgcCAGGATTCCCACACAAATCTCAAGCTCACCCTCTCCTATGAGAATATTGCTGTTCCTATCAGGGAAGACTTCTTCCCAGGGAAGGTTATCTGGGGTAGTGAGAAAAGCCACCCCCAGCTCTCTGAAAACTGGCTCAGCAGGTCTCTGGGTTGTTATGTGGGCCACCTGAATAGGGGAACCAGCAGCTGCCTAGCCTTTTTTCCTACCTCCTTCCCTTCATCTTTTCCAGGATCCCTCAGCTACTCTAAAGTTTGTCCCATTCATGTCCCCCAGGAGTTGACCCCAGTCAGGACTGAATTTTCTTCCGTCTCTGTCCCTGTATCCCCTGGCAGCGTCCTTCAGTTTATTTGGTTCCTTTCTCACTTTTCTCCTAGGCCTTACTATTTCAGGGCTGGAGCAACTTTCTTTTGTCTTAGATCTCTCCGTCCCTCTCCCACAATTCATATTAGGAAACAGATACATAGTCAGAAGTTGTTACAGTTTCAGTGTTGTAACACTAGAAATCTCAGCCCCACCAGACATTTCCATTCCTGGAACTATTTTTTCTGGGGTTACAGGAAAGGGAAGTCCCGTCACCATCTAGTTCCCACAGAGTGGTGGCAGCACAGCCTCTCAGCCCTACCTCCTCATTACCCCCAGGTGGCCCCAAATCCCCTCTGAAAGCACACGGTTCAGGTATCAGCATAGCAATCTGTGAAGCTTGGGATGGGGTGGAGAGAGTATGGAAGGCTTAGATCACATGTCCTGAGTGAGGCAGGACCCGATTGTCCCCAACACAGAACAACTGGGAGATAGCTACCATAGACTGCCCCGTTTTGGAATAGACCAGCTCCAGGCATGAACTAAGACTGTCCACAGCCCTTGGATTAGTCATGGCattgaagaggaggagaaggcacAGAGCACTGGGCTGTGCCTGTCAGGGAGTCTGGAGTTTCTGGTTTCGAAGCTCGAAGCTCGGGAAGGCAGGGGAGGGGCctccatgtagggggagggcggGAAGCTGGGGCAGGGCCCTAGTCAGTATGCAATTCTGTGTAAGCAGAGGCAACACAGAACAGAAAGAGGATACCAACAGTCTCCTGAAATCCGGGAGTGGACGCTGCAGCTTTGGCCACCTAAAATACTACTCCTGCTCCAAAGATTATAACTGCATTTGTCATTCTAGGCTTCTGCTTAACCTGGAGCAGAGGGATGGAGCCACTACTGGGAGTAAAAATCGGTTGCCTGTTTGCTCTGCTGACTCTTACTCTGGTCTGTGGTCTTATTCCAGTCTGCTTCAAATGCTTCCAGATTCATGCAGCCACAGGTATCTTTGTCCCCATAATTTAAGTCTGACCTCAACCCTATCCTGATACCTTACTCTATTCTCTCACCATCCCCAAACTTGGAATCTTAGGTGCTGCCTGTTGTCCTTTAGTCACCTTTGTCTGTCTCCCCATTGCCAACTGGATTGTAACTTCTTCTTATTAGGTCGTCACCGCCGGGTTCTCAGCCTCCTGGGTTGTACTTCTGCTGGTGTTTTTTTAGGAGCAGGGTTCATGCACATGACACCTGAAGCCCTGGAGGGAATTGAGTCAGAGATCCAGAGGTTCCTGATGCAGGTGAGCAGCAGAGATGCTGAGCTGCAGGGCTTTGAGGCCAGAATGATGAGTAGAACCAAGGGAAGAAAGGAATGGAGTCAAGGGCATGGGTGGAACTACAGAAAGATGACAGTTCTTGTGCTGTATGGAATGATGAAAGAAGATATTTGACTTCAACGAAAGTAGTCAAGCTGAAGGGACAGAACAGGAAGCCAAGCTGTTCCACCCAcattcacccccaccccccatctaatttctgcttttttctcCCTAGAACAggacagaaaatgaaggaaactCTTCTGATGCCGCTGATTCAGCTTATGTGGTGAGTATCCCACCTGAAAGAACCAGAGACTTCTTTTATACCCACACCCTTTTGAGCGAAATATGTGAGGAATACAAGGAATCCCTTCTGCTCACCAGCTCAGACATTGTAGAGGAAAGGAGGAGCCAATCAATCCTTTGGGTTTGTggaacccacccaccccccccaaaaagcTCTTGTTTTACACTTTCATTTTTTGCCTGGACCATATGAAATGCGTCACATCCTTTTCCACTTCTAACCCTATTGATACTGTGTCCTTTATTCCCTCCGGCCTTCTTTTTGGTGCATATCCGTATCTACTCTTGGCCTCATTGCCCCCACCCTTTTTTTATGTCCTGTTAGCACATTTTCCCATTCTCTTCAGTCTCCCAATGCCATGACCATCCAATGCActgtcttcccttcctttcccatctCATGCCCACTGTTTATGTTCCTAGATGGAGTATCCCTATGGAGAGCTCATCATCTCCCTGGGCTTCTTCTTGGTCTTCCTTTTGGAGTCACTGGCATTGCAGTTCTGCCCTGGGGCTGCTGGAAGATCAGAAGTTAAGGAGGAGGAATGGAGTGGGGCTCATGCTCCTGGACTCCATAGCCATGAACCTCTGCCCTCACCCTCCCAGGGTCCCCTTCGAGCCCTCGTCCTCTTGCTTGCACTCTCCTTTCACTCGGTGTTTGAAGGTCTAGCTGTGGGGCTGCAGAAGACAGTAGCAGCTACCCTGCAGCTCTGTCTTGCTGTCCTGGCTCACAAGGGGCTCGTAGTGTTTGGTGTAGGTCTGCGGCTAGTGCAGATAGGCACTGGATCACAGTGGGCCATGTTCTCCATACTGGCATTAGCTCTCATGTCCCCCCTGGGCCTAGCCTTAGGGCTGGCTGTGGCTGGAGGGGACCCTAAAGGAGGACAGGACTTAGCCCAGGCAGTGTTAGAGGGTGTAGCAGCTGGCACTTTCCTGTATGTCACCTTCCTAGAAATTCTGCCCCGGGAACTAGCTGCTCCTGAGGCCCCTCTGGCTAAGTGGAGCTGTGTAGCTGCTGGTTTTGCTTTCATGGCCTTTATTGCCTTATGGGCCTGAGTGATTCTAGACTTTTCTGAGGGACTAGGATGGCTTCCCTACCTTCAAGAGGCACTTTCTAAATGTCTTTGGCCCTCAGATATTTCTTCATTGAAATTAAGTGACATTCACTAGGCATCATACCCCAGCTTTTCCCTACTTGAGATCCTATTTCTCATCCAGGACTGGCAAAAGATGTTTAGATTGAGTGCCTATAAATTGGAAAATTAGAATAAAGACCATTACTTCAGATCTGACTCTTGTTCTGATTATGTTACTGTGTGCAATAGACTGTCCCTTTTACCCTTCCCCTTCAGCCAGGCTATATTTCATGTCCCTCGGTTGCCTAGAAGCTGCCTCATACAGAGGGTGGTAGAGCAGGGAGTGGTTAAGGGTGAGTGTTGGATGCAGTATTTTCTTCTGGAATGAGGGTGCTAGCCATTCTATTGCAATTGTAGGCCATGCCCCTCAGATATGGGTACATTGCTGAAATTCCAACTACTCTCTCCCACCTTACCCATGAGGGATGGGAAACCCAGCACTGAGAGGGGAAGAAGgttgaaaaatagaaaaccatGGAGATCTAGATTTTTACCTACACTACCCCAACTCAATGCCTATTGTCAGCCACCCACAACATGCCTAACAGACTCTGAAGATCTGGTTTGAGGACTCTGTGACCTCAGGGACACTACtgctcttctctgagcctctgtctccttCTGGCTGCCTTGTGCCAAGGGATTAAGGAGCAGTgtgtttggagaggaagaaaggcGCCAGATAAATGCCTAGGGTGATTACTTGGCTCTGCCACAACTTGGTGGCTTTCCTTCTGCCTGCCCTACCCCAGTCCTGCTGCTATGCCTCTGGCCTCTCCCCTAGGCCATGTGTCTTGCAGTTTGAGTAACCCCTacaatttgttccttcttttaAGAACTGCGAAGGGCAAATACAAAAGCAGATTATCTGGAATAGAGGAGGAGCAGGATGACTTTTGCCCAGACCCCGATCCATGAAATGGAGGAATATCTCAGACTAGgtggagaaataaaggaaagaaggtgGTGTGCCCTGTGAGTTCAATCACCCTCACCAGTTTGCCTCTTCTTATAGTTCTAGTATGGAAGCTCAAGGTACCTTAGTATGGGTAAGGTCTCCCGAGTTTCATTCTTGTTTCCTGTCTATCCTGTACTCTTCCCCACAATGTAAGAACTCTTCTCACAAGTTCAGCTTAGACACTAGGGACCAGTGAGCAGGCaaccttcaggaaaaaaaagtgtctaaaaaaggaaataatctcCCTGAAGCACCATCCTATTCTGTTTTCCCTTCAGCATTTACTGCAGTAACAATGTCATATACCCAGAGCAGAGCCTAGACTGTAGTAATAATATAATTTTCCACACTGAGTACCtactacatgtcaggcactgttctattgctttcacatacattatctcaccTTCACAAGCCTTCCAGGTAGATATTATCCCTATAGTGAGTCTGGGGAAACTAGCATTCAGATCACTTAGCTAGTGGGGCTTCAAACCCGCATATCTCTGATTCTAAGACTAGCTCTAtaaattctcttctccttccttacCTTTACCTTATCACCTCCCATCTTGCTGTACTCTATGTAGGGGCAAATTTGAGGCAAATTTAATAGAGTGCTTTGTAAAGTATGGGCAGGGTTTAGAGAAAGCAACAAAGGATGGTGCAATGCCCCGGGGCTGGGTAATAACAATGCTGTTGCCATCCCTAGGCTGAAGGGAGGGAGGCAGTTATCAGaagctagagaggaacatccaatAAGATCTGTGGCCTTTGGAGGTGGGACGCAACCAACTTGCAGAGTCCTGAAGAGGAGGGAGCCAAAGAATAGCCTCACTCTTATTCTTGGATCTACAGCCATTGTCTTATTGGCCAAAACCAAATAGAAGCCAGAGGACAAAAGTCTGTGGGCGCATTGCAGACAAGTCAGCCTCCTATAGCACAGAGCATGATAGAGATTTCTAGAAGGGCAAACAGAAAACATCCAGCATACCGTCTGTTCTCTGCTGCTTTCAACTTCAGTGATCTTGTCAGGACTTTGGAAGGGACACGATTATGTGGAAGCAAGAAAGCTATTTCTAGTACAGAGGTTTTGTATGACTGTAAACAGGAGACTTGAGGAAAGAAGTACATTAGGCTGTGGAAGCTCTTTACTATGTTCCTGGGTCACTAATGCTATCAGCATTTGAGGTAAATGAGGCATAGATTGGGTTATTTCAAGCATGGATGAGTCATTCACTTTTTGCCTTCCTCCATCCAGGATCCTTGGATTCCTCTTTAGCCTCCTCCACTTTCAGCCATCAATAAtacttcctttccttcccagGATCATTTTCTTTCCCATGATTCTTACCAACCAGGACCAGCACCATCTTTAGTTTAAATTATATCATATCAAAAGCTGGAATAAGGCTAGAAAATGGCTCCCATAGTAAAGATGGGGACAAAATCAGGatcaggaaaaggaaacaatcttatttttgaaagacatgaATCCCCATCAAGGAGCCAGAGATTTCTGTCTAGAAGAGAGCAGAAAATCATGACTGTGATTTCTAAATGGGATTGAAGCAAGGAAGACAGAACAGGCACAACAGCCATAGGTCAAGAGGGAGATCTGAGATAACGTGTGTAATGACTA
The Choloepus didactylus isolate mChoDid1 chromosome 4, mChoDid1.pri, whole genome shotgun sequence DNA segment above includes these coding regions:
- the METTL17 gene encoding methyltransferase-like protein 17, mitochondrial isoform X1 — translated: MATVSRLRFLPSLVRWRRGVRLALQSQALAMIVPGVSQVDNNSDFLGKRPHRQHPGILQLPRVKLPHALTDAAQLLLRQNSVPNMEQQVQTLTNHLWSRHVPVEPEELQRRAEDLEKKLGSADSSQSEEKLRGAVLHALCRTTYHWQKLSYNEGLSLVYMAARLDGGFAAVSRAFHEIRTRIPEFQPQTLMDFGSGTGSVTWAAHSTWGQSLREYMCVDSSAAMLHLAERLLKGGSESGEPYVPGVFFRQFLPVSPKVQFDVVVSAFSLSELPSKADRTEVIQTLWRKTSHFLILIENGTKAGHRLLMDARDLVLKGKEKSPLDPRPGFVFAPCPHELPCPQLTASKPLACSFSQAYHPIPFSWNKKSKEEKFSLVILARGSPKEAHCWPRITQPVLKRPRHVHCHLCCPDGHVQHAVITARRHGRYKRDLYRCARVSSWGDLLPVLTPSELPSSPAQDSPES
- the METTL17 gene encoding methyltransferase-like protein 17, mitochondrial isoform X2, giving the protein MATVSRLRFLPSLVRWRRGVRLALQSQALAMIVPGVSQVDNNSDFLGKRPHRQHPGILQLPRVKLPHALTDAAQLLLRQNSVPNMEQQVQTLTNHLWSRHVPVEPEELQRRAEDLEKKLGSADSSQSEEKLRGAVLHALCRTTYHWQKLSYNEGLSLVYMAARLDGGFAAVSRAFHEIRTRIPEFQPQTLMDFGSGTGSVTWAAHSTWGQSLREYMCVDSSAAMLHLAERLLKGGSESGEPYVPGVFFRQFLPVSPKVQFDVVVSAFSLSELPSKADRTEVIQTLWRKTSHFLILIENGTKAGHRLLMDARDLVLKGKEKSPLDPRPGFVFAPCPHELPCPQLTASKPLACSFSQAYHPIPFSWNKKSKEEKFSLVILARGSPKEAHCWPRITQPVLKRPRHVHCHLCCPDGHVQHAVITARRHGRDLYRCARVSSWGDLLPVLTPSELPSSPAQDSPES
- the SLC39A2 gene encoding zinc transporter ZIP2 isoform X2, coding for MEPLLGVKIGCLFALLTLTLVCGLIPVCFKCFQIHAATGAGFMHMTPEALEGIESEIQRFLMQNRTENEGNSSDAADSAYVMEYPYGELIISLGFFLVFLLESLALQFCPGAAGRSEVKEEEWSGAHAPGLHSHEPLPSPSQGPLRALVLLLALSFHSVFEGLAVGLQKTVAATLQLCLAVLAHKGLVVFGVGLRLVQIGTGSQWAMFSILALALMSPLGLALGLAVAGGDPKGGQDLAQAVLEGVAAGTFLYVTFLEILPRELAAPEAPLAKWSCVAAGFAFMAFIALWA
- the SLC39A2 gene encoding zinc transporter ZIP2 isoform X1 — translated: MEPLLGVKIGCLFALLTLTLVCGLIPVCFKCFQIHAATGRHRRVLSLLGCTSAGVFLGAGFMHMTPEALEGIESEIQRFLMQNRTENEGNSSDAADSAYVMEYPYGELIISLGFFLVFLLESLALQFCPGAAGRSEVKEEEWSGAHAPGLHSHEPLPSPSQGPLRALVLLLALSFHSVFEGLAVGLQKTVAATLQLCLAVLAHKGLVVFGVGLRLVQIGTGSQWAMFSILALALMSPLGLALGLAVAGGDPKGGQDLAQAVLEGVAAGTFLYVTFLEILPRELAAPEAPLAKWSCVAAGFAFMAFIALWA
- the SLC39A2 gene encoding zinc transporter ZIP2 isoform X3 → MEPLLGVKIGCLFALLTLTLVCGLIPVCFKCFQIHAATGRHRRVLSLLGCTSAGVFLGAGFMHMTPEALEGIESEIQRFLMQDRK